CAACAAGCTGACTTGCTTGAAAAAGCTCATCTCAAAACGGTCGCTGAACTAGAACAATGTGCAGCCGTTGAACAGCAACGTCAAGTCCAACAACAACGCCAAACAGATCTTGAACATGAATTAGCAAGCTATTTGCCCCAATTACAAGACTTTGAAGACCAAGCAGCCCTTGAAACAGCAATCGATCAATTGACGCAACAAACAGCAACGTTAACGGCGGCAATTCACACCCAACAACAGACGGTGGCCGAGTTACAAGTGATTCAACAAAAGTTAGTGGATAGCGATGCTTATCAACGGCAACGACAAGCACAGTTAAATGCCGAAGCTGATATGCTTGGCTTAGCACAAGATTGGTTGGCCAAACAACTGGCAATCGATTGGATTCAAGCAACCCTAACGGCAGCTTCCCAAGAACGCTTCCCCCGTTTATTGGCAAAAGCTACGCAATACTTTGCAATTTTAACGCAGAATCGGTATATTGAAATTACTTTCGAAGCGGCAACCTTAACTGTCCTTCGACAAGACCAGGTTTTATTTGAGGTTGGCGAACTTTCGCAAGGAACGGCAGAGCAATTATATATTGCATTGCGCTTTGCGTTTGCAGAAGAAATCGCCGATGTTGTTTCACTACCACTATTGGTAGACGATGGTTTCGTCAATTTCGATGATCAACGGCAAGCAGCGGTTTGGCAGTTATTGCAAAACCTCAGCGGGGCACATCAAGTGATTTACTTGACAGCTAATCCGCGAACTGAAGCCGCTTTTGGCACAGAACACTGGTTAAACTTAGAGAAGGTAGGGGTAGCAAATGACGACTAAAAAGTTATATGATTACCAAAACGATGAAAACTTAGCGCTATTTGTTTTAATTAAAGCAGCGGATGTCAGAGTTGCTAAAAATGGCAAGCAATTTATTGCCTTTACATTTCAAGATCAATCTGGACAAATTAGTGGTAAGTATTGGGATGCCTCTGATGAAGATGTGGCTTTATTTACAGCTGGTAAGATTGTCCATCTTCAAGGTAAACGGGAACTTTATCAAAGTAACCCACAAATTAAAATTTATAAAATCCGCTTAGCGACTGAAGACGAACCACAAGTTATTGAACAATTTATCCAAAAGGCACCGGTACAAACGGCTGATATGGAAGAAGAAATTAGCCAAGTGCTTTTTGAAATTACCAATCCTAATTGGCAACGGTTGGTGCGCCACTTGATTCAAAAGCACCAGGTGGACTTCTTTAGTTTCCCAGCCGCCAAGACGAATCACCATGCTTTTGCTGGTGGCTTAGCCTACCATACGTTATCGATGTTACGGCTAGCTAAAACAATTGCCGCCCAATATCCACAAATTGATGCGGCTTTATTGTATTCAGGTGTTTTATTGCATGATTTAGGCAAGACCCTGGAATTATCGGGGCCGGTTTCAACGGAATACACCGTACGTGGGAATTTAATCGGGCATATTGTACTAGTTGATGAAGAGATTGTTAAGGCCTGTGAAACGTTAAAAATCGATATTAATAGTGAAGATATGTTGGTACTCAGACATGTTGTCTTAGCCCATCACGGTTTAATGGAATATGGGTCACCAGTGCGACCACAAATCTTAGAAGCAGAAGTGCTTCATCAAATCGATGAAATGGACGCCAGCATTACGATGATGACGCAATCTTTACAACATGCAGAAGCAGGGCAGTATACTGAACGGCTTTTTGCAATGGATGGTCGGCATTTCTACCGGCCAGTTAATGATCAACAATTGTCGCAAGACTAACTAAAAAAAGAGCTTCAACCAAACAGTTATCTGTTTGGTTGAAGCTCTTTTTTAAAACTGATTATTTTGATGATTTAGCTGATGATTTCTTAGCGTTAACGCCGTAGCTTGAAAGGATATCTGATAAATCTTTATCCTTGATTGTTACGTCGGCTTTCTTAAGTACCTTCGTGTAAACCTTAGCCATCACAGTTTGATCACTAGACCACTTAGCGTAAACTTGGTCAGTTAATGTCTTCTTGTGATCTGCCATCTTACCTTTACCAGGGTTCTTGATCATCCGGATAACGTGGTAGCCATATGATGTCTTAACCGGTGTGGTTGTGTATTCGTTTGTCTTCAACTTGAAGGCAGCTGTTTTGAAGGTTGCATCTAATGATGTATCTGTGCTATCAAAGACAGGTAATTTACCGCCATCTTTTTTAGTACCAGTATCTGTTGAGTACTTCTTAGCTAAAGCGTTGAAGTTCTTAGTTGAGTTGTCTTTCTTAAGTTCAGAAATAACTGTTTCAGCAGTGTCTTTCTTTTCAACTAAGATATGTTGAACTTCAACTTTTGGTTCGTATGATTTCCATTGTTTCTTCAAATCAGCATTGGTTACTTTTTTGTTAGCCTTTAAAGCAGCGTTAGCTAACATTTGCGTTGTGATTTGGTTTTTGAATGAAGTTGTTGTTAAACCACTTTGTGCAAGTACTGAGTTGAAAGATGAACCGTATTGTTTTTTATAAGTGTTGTAAGTTTTGTCGATTTTTTTGTCGAGGCTCTTGCTACCGTATTGTTCTTGAAGCGCTTTTTGCAAGATCATTTGTTGTACTTGTTGCTTGCCGGCAGAAGTTTCCTTAATTTCTTTGTAGAATTCGTCTTGAGTGATTTTACCACCCTTAAGAGTTGCGATTGTGTTGCTACCACAACCTGCTAGTGTAACTACCATTAATAGACTGGCAGCGGCTAATAGCCATTTTTTCATTATATGACACATCCTTATCAATTATTGTAAATACGATTAATACCGTGAATTCATCAATTAATATAACACATAAACGGGCTGAATTAAATCAGTGAGCGAAAATTTCACAGAACCTTCAAATTTAGCTTTTTTATGAAGAGACTTAAAAAAGACAGATAAATGCTGTTATAGCGCCTTTAAATCGTTTGTAAGGCGGTTAATTGATTCTGAAATTTGGGCAACACGCGGTTGCGCTTCAAATGAAAAAGTTTGAACAGCATCGCTAATATCCGCAAGTGAATCAACAGCGGTGGTCTTAATTTCATCTGAAAGCTGACTGGCAGTGTTTTGTAAATTAATTGCACTAATTTGAACATCTTGTGCTTGGTTGGTGACGTCCGTTAAATAATGGCTGATTGCTTGTTGCCGTTCTAGCCCCGTTTTTTTAGCGGTTAATAGTGCATAAGTTGTGCCCAGGAGGCTACCAACCAGTAATCCTTTTGAAAATGACATCGCTAAGCCTCCAATTGTTTTTTAATCGAATCAGCAATCGTTTGCAACTTTTCTGGTGTATAATCCGCTGAGTTATCAGCAAATTGTATAGAGAAGCCATCTGCTGTCGTGTAGCGAGGGAGTAGGTGGATATGAGAATGAAAAACAGATTGGTAAGCAACCTCACCGTTATTATTACAAATATTCATCCCTTTGATGGCAGGATTACTTGCTTTAATCGCATTAGCAATCTTGGGCACCCGGCTGAAAACCGCTGCAGCTAAGTCGGCGTCATATTCGAAAATATTGGCAACATGTTGCTTGGGAATGATTAGGGTATGGCCAGGGGTGGTCTGGGTAATATCGAGAAATGCTTTGACAACGTCATCTTCATAGACAACGGTGCTCGGAATTTCCTGACGAACAATTTTACAAAAAATACAATCATCCATTAATTAAATACCTACTTTCTATAGATTGGAGTGCTGTATACCGTTAATGCTATCATAATAACGCGCTTTCTGCTACTAAATCACGGCCAATTGAGTTAATCGTTCGTTATCAATGAAAGGGTTTGTTAAAATTAATCATTGATGATAAAATTCGTGTTAAGTGTTTGTCAGAAAAGGGTATCAACTAATTTTAATTTAAGTAAAATGAGGCAAGTTAAATGAGTCTAGAAATTAAGCAATTAACGGGTGGTTACGCCCACGTACCAGTACTCCAAACGGTGAGCTTTACAGTTCCCAATCAACAGGTTGTCGGCTTGATCGGTTTAAACGGAGCCGGTAAATCAACAACCATTAAACATATTATTGGGTTATTGACACCGCAAAAAGGGACGATTACGCTCAATGGTGTCACGTTGCAATCCAATCCAGATCAATATCGGCAAAGTATGGCCTATGTGCCTGAAACACCAGTCCTTTACCCAGAATTGACGTTGCGGGAACATTTAGAATTAACAATGATGGCCTACGATTTGGATTTCGAAAAAACATGGAATAAAGCGATGGTGCTGTTGAAAAAGTTCCGACTCGACAATAAGTTGGATTGGTTCCCAGTTCATTTTTCAAAAGGGATGCGCCAAAAAGTGATGATCGTCAACGCTTTTATGACTGATGCTGACTTATTCATCATAGATGAGCCTTTCACGGGACTTGATCCGCTCGCTATTCATGATTTATTAGATATTATTGCTGAGAAAAAAGCAGCCGGGGCGGCGATTTTGATGTCGACCCATATTTTAGCCACGGCACAACAATACGCCGATTCGTTTGTCCTATTGAATCAAGGTAAGGTCCGGACAACCGGGACGCTTGAAGAACTGAAGGCAGAATTTAACATGGCAGATGCAAACTTAGATGATATCTATTTGCAAATGACGAAAGAAGGTTAATGATGCGACAGTTATGGCAAAAACGTGTTCGACAACATATTCAAGAACAAGTTAAATATCTCAAACTAGTTTTTAATGACCATTTCGTCTTAGCTTTAATTTTTCTACTGGGCGCATTAGGTTATACGTATGCTAATGCCGTCAAAACCTTGGATCCCAAAGCATGGTGGCTTAAATTACTATTAAGTCTCGTCTTATTAGCGGCAGTTAGCTTTGGTCGCTTTGCAACCTTGCTTAAAGAGGCGGACAGTGTCTTTTTGTTACCGAAGGAAAGTGATTTGCCGGTTTATTTAAAAGCGGCGCGGGGGTATAGCACCTGGTTACCGGTCGTTTTTACCGGGCTGGTAACGGGATTAATTGCACCAACCCTGCTGATTACAAAAACTGTGCCGAGCTGGCAATTGCTGCTTGTTTGGGCTACATTAATTGCAATCAAAGATCGCCGCTTTTCAAATCAATTATTGAATTGGTACCAAATAGATGCCAAGCTACCCAAGGTTGTTTGGTTATTAATTGACTGGCTGTTAATCGGTAGCCAACTTTTTAGCGGCTGGGCGCTTGCGGGAGTCTTAATCGCAAGCGGGTTGGCTTACTATCAACGGCGTCAGTTGGCAACTATTCAACAAGCAACATTGTTTGATTGGTTAGCAGCGGTCAGCGCTGAGGATTCAAGAATGGGGCGGATTTATCGCCTATACAATCTCTTTACAGATGTACCGGGGTTAAATAGTCAGGTTAAACGGCGCCGTTACTTGGATTGGTTATTGCCAGTTGCTAAGCGAGTTGGCAATCCATATTTGTATCTATACACACGTGGTTTTGTTCGCGGGACAGAGTTTAGCGGGTTATACGTTCGCCTAGTGGTTTTAGGAGGCATCATTCTATGTTTCAGCCATCTCTGGTGGTTGAGCTTAGCGCTAGGGTTGTTATTAATCTACTTAGTCGGCTTTCAATTATTACCGTTTTATACCCAATACGAACAAATTATTTTTACCCATCTGTATCCGGTTGCTAAACAAGCTCGCGTGAAAGCTTTTCAACAACTTTTACTGGGTTTATTATTGTGCCAAGCAATCTTGTTTAGCGTGATACTCCTATTAACGATGGGCTTCAGCGGATATGTCGGCTTAAGTATCGTTGCGCTATTTAGCTTAGTGGGTGTTTTTGTTCAGTTCTATTTACCAAAACGATTGGTTAAATAATCCCGAATTCGAAGGGGTGTCTACTTGACGTAGCACGTGTGCGTATTATATGATACTGGTAGTTAAAAATCAGTTGAAGTAACGCGGTGCCACGGGGTAGGCACCTTATTTTATTGTAAAGGAGTCGGGTGGATGAATTTCGACTTAGATACCGGTTGGCAAGTACGTTCAGCTGGTGGTGATACGGGTGCCGCTTATTTAGGCGTCCGGGCATCAGAGAAGATATTTTTAAAACGAAATACGTCGCCATTTTTAGCGGCTCTTTCTGCAGAAGGCATTACACCACGTTTAATCTGGACCAAACGGATCTCAAGTGGGGATGTGTTAACCGCACAAGAATGGCTAAATGGTCGGACGCTCAAGCGTGACGAGATGAATAGCCCGCAAGTTGCCAAATTATTGGCGCGGGTGCATCAATCGCATCTACTAAAACGCATGTTACAAAAGGTTGGTGGTCAGGTCTGGCAAGCACCAGAGATGTTGCAGACTTACTTCTATGATTTACCGCAAGATTTACGGCAACATCCTTTTTTAGCACAAACGAGTCAGTATTTAAAAGACACGATGTCAGCATTACAAACACCTTCTCTAGAGGTGTGTCATGGCGATTTAAGTCATAAGAATTGGTTGTTGTCTGATATCAATCGTTTGTACCTAGTCGATTGGGATTCAGCAATGTTAGCTGATCCAGCTGTCGATTTCGGAATGATTTTATTTCAATATGTTCCACGTCAAGAATGGCAAGAGTGGCTTGAAAACTACGGTTTAGAGGTAACGCCTGAATTATTGATGCGCGTTAACTGGTACGGTAGTTTGAACTTACTCCAAAGCATTAAGCACCATTATCAGCGTGGTCGTTTTACTGAAATGAACCATGACATATTGCGTTTAGAAGAAGTTCTTTCTGAAATAATTAAAAAAAATTAAATGCCAAAAGGTTGGGCAATTGTCCAACCTTTTTAATTGGCAGCAAATGAGGAGTTTATTATGCGTTTAAGAAACAAACCTTGGGCAGCGGATTTAATCGCTGAAAATCCAGACATGATCTTGGTGAGCCCAGAAAAGATTGCCGGTAACTGGCAAAGCCGTTTTGCCAAGGCACAACCAATTTATATCGAAGTCGGTTCAGGTAAGGGGCAATTCATTACTCAAATGGCTCAAAAATACCCAGACCGCAACTTTATCGCGGTTGAAATTCAAGAATCAGCGATTGCCGTTATCTTGCAAAAACAAGTTGAGTTGAAACTCCCTAATCTTCAATTATTGTTAGGGAATGGGGCCGCATTGACGACTTTTTTTGCCGAAAACGAAGTCGC
This DNA window, taken from Latilactobacillus sakei, encodes the following:
- a CDS encoding 3'-5' exonuclease (catalyzes the exonucleic cleavage of mRNA yielding nucleioside 5'-phosphates) codes for the protein MTTKKLYDYQNDENLALFVLIKAADVRVAKNGKQFIAFTFQDQSGQISGKYWDASDEDVALFTAGKIVHLQGKRELYQSNPQIKIYKIRLATEDEPQVIEQFIQKAPVQTADMEEEISQVLFEITNPNWQRLVRHLIQKHQVDFFSFPAAKTNHHAFAGGLAYHTLSMLRLAKTIAAQYPQIDAALLYSGVLLHDLGKTLELSGPVSTEYTVRGNLIGHIVLVDEEIVKACETLKIDINSEDMLVLRHVVLAHHGLMEYGSPVRPQILEAEVLHQIDEMDASITMMTQSLQHAEAGQYTERLFAMDGRHFYRPVNDQQLSQD
- a CDS encoding peptidylprolyl isomerase; translation: MMKKWLLAAASLLMVVTLAGCGSNTIATLKGGKITQDEFYKEIKETSAGKQQVQQMILQKALQEQYGSKSLDKKIDKTYNTYKKQYGSSFNSVLAQSGLTTTSFKNQITTQMLANAALKANKKVTNADLKKQWKSYEPKVEVQHILVEKKDTAETVISELKKDNSTKNFNALAKKYSTDTGTKKDGGKLPVFDSTDTSLDATFKTAAFKLKTNEYTTTPVKTSYGYHVIRMIKNPGKGKMADHKKTLTDQVYAKWSSDQTVMAKVYTKVLKKADVTIKDKDLSDILSSYGVNAKKSSAKSSK
- a CDS encoding HIT family protein; translation: MDDCIFCKIVRQEIPSTVVYEDDVVKAFLDITQTTPGHTLIIPKQHVANIFEYDADLAAAVFSRVPKIANAIKASNPAIKGMNICNNNGEVAYQSVFHSHIHLLPRYTTADGFSIQFADNSADYTPEKLQTIADSIKKQLEA
- a CDS encoding multidrug ABC transporter ATP-binding protein, with the protein product MSLEIKQLTGGYAHVPVLQTVSFTVPNQQVVGLIGLNGAGKSTTIKHIIGLLTPQKGTITLNGVTLQSNPDQYRQSMAYVPETPVLYPELTLREHLELTMMAYDLDFEKTWNKAMVLLKKFRLDNKLDWFPVHFSKGMRQKVMIVNAFMTDADLFIIDEPFTGLDPLAIHDLLDIIAEKKAAGAAILMSTHILATAQQYADSFVLLNQGKVRTTGTLEELKAEFNMADANLDDIYLQMTKEG
- a CDS encoding multidrug ABC transporter permease produces the protein MMRQLWQKRVRQHIQEQVKYLKLVFNDHFVLALIFLLGALGYTYANAVKTLDPKAWWLKLLLSLVLLAAVSFGRFATLLKEADSVFLLPKESDLPVYLKAARGYSTWLPVVFTGLVTGLIAPTLLITKTVPSWQLLLVWATLIAIKDRRFSNQLLNWYQIDAKLPKVVWLLIDWLLIGSQLFSGWALAGVLIASGLAYYQRRQLATIQQATLFDWLAAVSAEDSRMGRIYRLYNLFTDVPGLNSQVKRRRYLDWLLPVAKRVGNPYLYLYTRGFVRGTEFSGLYVRLVVLGGIILCFSHLWWLSLALGLLLIYLVGFQLLPFYTQYEQIIFTHLYPVAKQARVKAFQQLLLGLLLCQAILFSVILLLTMGFSGYVGLSIVALFSLVGVFVQFYLPKRLVK
- a CDS encoding phosphotransferase; translation: MNFDLDTGWQVRSAGGDTGAAYLGVRASEKIFLKRNTSPFLAALSAEGITPRLIWTKRISSGDVLTAQEWLNGRTLKRDEMNSPQVAKLLARVHQSHLLKRMLQKVGGQVWQAPEMLQTYFYDLPQDLRQHPFLAQTSQYLKDTMSALQTPSLEVCHGDLSHKNWLLSDINRLYLVDWDSAMLADPAVDFGMILFQYVPRQEWQEWLENYGLEVTPELLMRVNWYGSLNLLQSIKHHYQRGRFTEMNHDILRLEEVLSEIIKKN
- a CDS encoding tRNA (guanosine(46)-N7)-methyltransferase TrmB; the encoded protein is MRLRNKPWAADLIAENPDMILVSPEKIAGNWQSRFAKAQPIYIEVGSGKGQFITQMAQKYPDRNFIAVEIQESAIAVILQKQVELKLPNLQLLLGNGAALTTFFAENEVAGVYLNFSDPWPKTRHEKRRLTYKSFLAEYQQIMQPTGYLRFKTDNQGLFEYSLVSLNAYGMVFDDISLDLHNSDLAEDNIQTEYEEKFSKRGQVIYRLEAHYK